A window of Variovorax paradoxus genomic DNA:
GGCCGGCTGGTCGATCCGTTTTGGCAGGCCCATGCCCGCCGAGCCATTCAGGCTGTAGTGGCTGCGGTTGCCTGATCCCCACGGGAGCTTCGGCTCCCGTTCTTCTTCCTTGCACTGGTTGCGAAAGCGGGGGGTACGCGGTGCGCATTCCTTGTCGCAGCGGACATGCCTTCGGCGTTCGACTAGAGGCCTTGCTCTCATCCCCAGGACGCCCGCCATGACGGCTCCCTTGTTCAGTTCCATTCCGCGATTGCGGATCACGCGCATCGCGTGCGCGGGAGGCCTGCTGCTGTGTCTGCTCGGCCAGACCGCATCGGCCGCCGACGTGCTGGTCGTGACCGACAGCCGGCATCCGCTGCAGTCCGCTGGCGGCGCCCGCGTGATCGAGCTGGACCTGCCCGAGCGCATCGAGGCCGAGCTGGCGGCCGGTCTGCCAAACGACCCCAGCCGCGCGGCCGCGCTCGTGCAGCAGCGCCTGCGCGATGGCGGCCAGGCCTTGCAACGACGCATCGGCAGCGCCTACCAGGGTGTCGCCGATGCCTGGGGCCTGGGCATCGTCAAGGTGCCCGCCGTGGTGGCCGATCGCCGCTACGTGGTTTACGGCGACCCCGACGTGACACGCGCCTTGGCTCGCATCGAAGCCCATCGGAGGACGCAGCCATGAATCGTCTGTTGTCGGCGCACTCACGCCGGGCACGCCTCGCCATCGCTTCGGTGTTGTTGAGCGCCGCCGCTTCGAGCTTCGCGCTGAACACGGCGACAATCGTGTCTTCGACTCTATCGCCCGATTGCCTGGAATACCGCGTCGTCGGCATCTGCTACTGGCTGTTCTGCACGTGGACGGGCTGCACCGTGCGCACATCGGTGAAGGTGCGGCATTACGTGCCGGACGCG
This region includes:
- a CDS encoding TIGR03757 family integrating conjugative element protein; amino-acid sequence: MTAPLFSSIPRLRITRIACAGGLLLCLLGQTASAADVLVVTDSRHPLQSAGGARVIELDLPERIEAELAAGLPNDPSRAAALVQQRLRDGGQALQRRIGSAYQGVADAWGLGIVKVPAVVADRRYVVYGDPDVTRALARIEAHRRTQP